One Thalassophryne amazonica chromosome 10, fThaAma1.1, whole genome shotgun sequence genomic region harbors:
- the LOC117518194 gene encoding N-acetylneuraminate lyase-like has product MCAWVCRNGHVIVHVGCTSLKDSQELAEHAACIKADGVAVITPSFYKLKTADALRKFLQEVARFAQGLPFYYYHSPAATGITLQLREVMEGIETLIPSFSGVKFASSDMMDFGLCLSNYQKQLFLFGLDEYLLPALAMGAGGAVGSTYNYLGRQASQLISAFEEGDLVQARKIQNKILELSSSIMGKGFNDGLNKQLMIELSGLRLGPPRLPVLPCPHELAALTAEKYYSIFS; this is encoded by the exons ATGTGTGCATGGGTTTGCAGAAACGGTCATGTGATTGTGCATGTTGGTTGCACGAGTCTTAAAGATTCCCAGGAGCTG GCTGAGCATGCAGCATGCATCAAGGCTGACGGGGTTGCGGTCATTACCCCTTCCTTCTACAAACTCAAGACTGCAG ATGCATTGAGGAAGTTCCTACAGGAGGTGGCGCGCTTTGCCCAGGGTTTGCCCTTCTATTACTATCACAGTCCTGCTGCCACCGGTATTACCT TGCAGCTGAGAGAGGTGATGGAAGGTATTGAGACGCTCATTCCCTCCTTCAGTGGTGTGAAGTTCGCCAGCAGTGACATGATGGACTTTGGTCTGTGCCTCAGTAATTACCAGAAGCAGTTGTTCCTGTTCGGCTTGGACGAG TATCTCCTACCAGCGCTGGCAATGGGAGCAGGAGGGGCAGTGGGCAG TACATATAATTATCTGGGACGCCAGGCCAGCCAGCTCATTTCAGCTTTTGAGGAAGGTGACCTCGTCCAAGCCAGGAAAATCCAG AACAAGATACTAGAACTTAGCAGTTCCATCATGGGAAAAG GTTTTAACGACGGCTTGAACAAGCAGCTCATGATCGAGCTGTCAGGCTTACGTCTGGGCCCCCCTCGCCTCCCCGTGCTGCCGTGTCCTCATGAGCTTGCTGCATTGACTGCAGAGAAATATTACAGCATTTTTTCTTGA